From the genome of Deinococcus aerolatus, one region includes:
- the gnd gene encoding phosphogluconate dehydrogenase (NAD(+)-dependent, decarboxylating) has protein sequence MKMGMIGLGKMGGNMVLRLTRGGQDVVGYDRSEESVALIEKEGAKGARSMDELIGALGEPGSRAVWVMVPSGKITQSVIDDLAGRLAPGDIVVDGGNSNFKDTMRRAEELAARGIHMVDVGTSGGVWGLSEGYAMMVGGPAGAVERLRPVLEVLAPAPDKGWGRMGPSGSGHYVKMVHNGIEYGMMQAYAEGFELMRHKEEFGLDMAQIAELWRHGSVIRSWLLDLTAEALNNSADFDQLSDYVADSGEGRWTIIDSIEQGVPTPVITLATQMRFRSQQELSYAGQMLSAMRRAFGGHAVKTVETPKKDGFVPEVEPGQNPRAAAPENIPASRNRGQGDGSIREQLGETGQERVKGSE, from the coding sequence ATGAAAATGGGAATGATCGGTCTGGGCAAGATGGGCGGCAACATGGTCCTGCGCCTGACGCGCGGCGGCCAGGACGTCGTCGGCTATGACCGCAGCGAGGAAAGCGTCGCGCTGATCGAGAAGGAGGGCGCCAAGGGCGCACGCAGCATGGACGAGCTGATCGGGGCGCTGGGTGAGCCCGGCAGCCGCGCCGTGTGGGTGATGGTGCCGTCGGGCAAGATCACGCAGTCGGTTATCGATGATCTGGCGGGTAGGCTGGCTCCCGGCGACATCGTGGTGGACGGCGGCAACAGCAACTTCAAGGACACCATGCGCCGCGCCGAGGAACTGGCCGCCAGGGGCATTCATATGGTGGACGTGGGCACCTCCGGCGGCGTGTGGGGCCTGTCCGAGGGCTACGCCATGATGGTGGGCGGCCCCGCGGGGGCGGTCGAGCGCCTGCGCCCGGTGCTGGAAGTGCTGGCCCCCGCACCGGACAAAGGCTGGGGCCGCATGGGCCCTTCGGGGTCCGGCCACTACGTCAAGATGGTCCACAACGGCATCGAGTACGGCATGATGCAGGCCTACGCCGAGGGCTTCGAGCTGATGCGCCACAAGGAGGAATTTGGCCTGGACATGGCCCAGATTGCCGAGTTGTGGCGCCACGGCAGCGTGATCCGCTCGTGGCTGCTGGACCTGACCGCCGAGGCCCTCAATAACTCGGCCGACTTCGATCAGCTCTCGGACTACGTGGCCGACAGCGGCGAGGGACGCTGGACCATCATCGACAGCATCGAGCAGGGGGTGCCGACACCGGTGATTACCCTGGCCACCCAGATGCGCTTCCGCAGTCAGCAGGAGCTGAGCTACGCGGGGCAGATGCTCTCGGCCATGCGCCGCGCTTTCGGCGGCCACGCGGTCAAGACCGTGGAAACCCCCAAGAAGGACGGTTTCGTGCCGGAGGTGGAGCCGGGCCAGAATCCCAGGGCCGCCGCCCCCGAGAACATCCCGGCGTCCAGAAACAGGGGGCAGGGCGACGGCTCCATCAGGGAGCAGCTGGGTGAAACCGGACAGGAACGTGTCAAGGGCAGCGAATGA
- the zwf gene encoding glucose-6-phosphate dehydrogenase, giving the protein MTTRRGKKAATPEKTSEPASKGATHRKPVTKRVSASATKEAVKEKIASQKVGVAQPAPKAKAAAKTSTKSRRRPSGGAGADGQNPFRATMRRSRAPEPATMVIFGVTGDLSRRKLLPAIFGLWQDGLLGSAFNIVGVGRQDMTDEQFKDYALKALQESKETDAIQPGSLEKFRELLYYEFGEFGEDDVYDLVGKELDRAQKAHGGRKNALFYLSTPPSLFEPISNGLGRLGLADQSEGWRRIVIEKPFGRDLDSARELNAAIHDTWDESQVYRIDHYLGKETVQNLMAIRFGNAIFEPLWNRGFVDHVQITAAEDLGLEGRAGYYEEAGIVRDMLQNHLMQLFALTAMEPPAAFDAEAIRDEKTKVLRAVKPIPSGRVGQVAVRGQYGPGSMDGEKVPGYREEPGVKSDSRTASYVAVKLEIDNWRWQGVPFFLRTGKRLPKKVTEIAVVFKRAPLGIFPGGLERNVLAFRIQPDEGVSLKFSSKSPGQEMVLREVVMDFRYDAFGAQLESPYSRLLLDALIGDATLFPREDEVDHAWQIVAGILEAWDTRPGKGRTPDFPNYAAGTWGPEDAEKLMGPDRRWRRL; this is encoded by the coding sequence ATGACCACCAGACGCGGCAAGAAGGCGGCGACCCCTGAAAAGACCAGCGAGCCCGCCTCCAAAGGGGCCACGCACAGGAAGCCTGTGACCAAGAGAGTCTCGGCCTCTGCCACGAAAGAGGCCGTGAAGGAGAAGATTGCCTCGCAGAAGGTGGGGGTGGCCCAGCCCGCGCCGAAGGCAAAAGCGGCTGCCAAAACCTCAACGAAGTCGCGTCGGCGCCCATCAGGCGGGGCGGGCGCTGACGGCCAGAATCCCTTTCGCGCCACCATGCGCCGCAGCCGCGCCCCGGAACCGGCCACCATGGTCATCTTCGGCGTGACCGGCGACCTGTCGCGCCGCAAGCTACTGCCCGCCATCTTTGGGCTGTGGCAGGACGGCCTGCTGGGCAGCGCCTTCAACATCGTGGGCGTGGGCCGCCAGGACATGACCGATGAGCAGTTCAAGGACTACGCCCTCAAGGCCCTGCAGGAGAGCAAGGAGACCGACGCCATTCAGCCGGGCAGCCTGGAGAAGTTCCGCGAGCTGCTGTACTACGAGTTCGGTGAATTCGGCGAGGACGACGTCTACGATCTGGTGGGCAAGGAACTTGACCGCGCCCAGAAGGCGCACGGCGGGCGCAAGAACGCGCTGTTCTACCTGTCCACCCCGCCCAGCCTGTTCGAGCCGATCAGCAACGGCCTGGGCCGCCTGGGGCTGGCCGATCAGTCGGAAGGCTGGCGCCGAATCGTAATTGAAAAACCCTTTGGACGCGATCTGGACAGCGCCCGTGAGCTGAACGCCGCCATCCACGACACCTGGGACGAGTCGCAGGTCTACCGCATCGATCACTACCTGGGCAAGGAGACGGTGCAGAACCTGATGGCGATCCGCTTCGGCAACGCCATCTTTGAGCCGCTGTGGAACCGGGGCTTCGTGGACCACGTGCAGATCACGGCCGCCGAGGACCTGGGCCTGGAGGGCCGCGCCGGGTACTACGAGGAAGCCGGCATCGTGCGCGACATGCTGCAAAACCACCTGATGCAGCTGTTCGCGCTGACGGCCATGGAGCCTCCCGCCGCCTTTGACGCCGAGGCCATCCGCGACGAGAAGACCAAGGTGCTGCGGGCGGTCAAGCCCATTCCATCAGGCCGCGTGGGACAGGTGGCGGTGCGCGGCCAGTACGGCCCCGGCAGCATGGACGGCGAGAAGGTGCCCGGCTACCGCGAGGAACCCGGCGTCAAATCCGACAGCCGCACCGCGAGCTACGTGGCCGTCAAGCTGGAAATCGACAACTGGCGCTGGCAGGGCGTGCCGTTCTTCCTGCGCACCGGCAAGCGGCTGCCCAAGAAGGTCACGGAAATCGCAGTGGTGTTCAAGCGTGCCCCGCTGGGCATCTTTCCCGGCGGCCTGGAACGCAACGTGCTGGCCTTCCGCATCCAGCCGGACGAGGGCGTGAGCCTCAAATTTTCCTCCAAATCGCCGGGGCAGGAAATGGTGCTGCGCGAGGTGGTGATGGATTTCCGCTACGACGCCTTCGGGGCGCAGCTGGAAAGCCCGTACTCCCGGCTGCTGCTCGACGCCCTGATCGGCGACGCTACCCTGTTTCCCCGTGAGGACGAGGTGGACCACGCCTGGCAGATCGTGGCCGGCATTCTGGAGGCCTGGGACACGCGCCCTGGCAAGGGCCGAACCCCAGACTTCCCCAATTACGCCGCCGGTACCTGGGGTCCCGAGGACGCCGAGAAGCTGATGGGACCGGACCGGCGCTGGAGGCGGCTGTGA
- a CDS encoding glucose-6-phosphate dehydrogenase assembly protein OpcA, which produces MTAAPADRTLGPIETTVRKAQVTLDELWAQTNVETRAYTGNIIALTVRGHLERVQAALAGLEGRYAGRQIIGVMDGSDDLNVHASLISQRGRAFVERLTLDASSEQLQGAILPLLRPATVNHIWWGADTKPGGPLLLELTEIADQVIADSLTLDIPPARHYALADLGWSRSSGWREALAQVFDTPEAARQLPRVDRLTVRYAGSKDLPARLYGGFVADTLGWKDLKRVTFRAARCGRENGDLCGVELAGEGVRFTLAARNGDVARVEAIWDGKKHASEVNVPSMSLAEGLGRVMARPERGEMFERAWKLAKSTL; this is translated from the coding sequence ATGACCGCCGCTCCAGCCGACAGGACGCTCGGTCCCATCGAGACCACGGTCCGCAAGGCGCAGGTCACGCTGGACGAACTGTGGGCGCAGACCAATGTAGAGACGCGGGCCTACACCGGCAACATCATCGCGCTGACGGTGCGCGGGCATCTGGAGCGCGTGCAGGCTGCGCTGGCCGGGCTGGAAGGCCGCTACGCCGGGCGGCAGATCATCGGCGTGATGGACGGCAGTGATGATCTGAACGTCCACGCCAGCCTGATCTCGCAGCGCGGGAGGGCCTTCGTGGAACGCCTGACGCTGGACGCCAGCAGCGAGCAGCTCCAAGGCGCGATTCTGCCGCTGCTGCGACCCGCCACCGTCAACCACATCTGGTGGGGGGCCGACACCAAACCCGGCGGTCCCCTGCTGCTGGAACTGACCGAGATTGCCGATCAGGTGATTGCCGACAGCCTGACCCTGGACATTCCCCCGGCCCGGCACTACGCCCTGGCCGATCTGGGCTGGAGCCGCTCGTCCGGCTGGCGTGAGGCCCTAGCGCAGGTGTTCGACACCCCCGAGGCGGCCCGGCAACTGCCACGCGTGGACCGCCTGACCGTGCGCTACGCCGGCAGCAAGGACCTGCCTGCCCGCCTGTACGGCGGCTTTGTGGCCGACACGCTGGGCTGGAAGGACCTGAAGAGGGTGACCTTCAGGGCAGCCCGCTGTGGCCGCGAGAACGGTGATCTCTGCGGGGTGGAACTGGCCGGCGAGGGCGTGCGCTTCACGCTGGCGGCCAGAAACGGCGACGTGGCCCGTGTCGAGGCCATCTGGGACGGCAAGAAGCACGCGTCAGAGGTGAACGTGCCGTCCATGTCGCTGGCCGAGGGCCTGGGCCGCGTGATGGCCCGTCCGGAGCGCGGCGAGATGTTCGAGCGGGCCTGGAAACTGGCCAAGTCGACGCTGTGA
- the pgl gene encoding 6-phosphogluconolactonase, giving the protein MNLHIFPTAQAAADAVATAFARAARDAVTARGAFHVALSGGSTPKRMYSTLRELPDIPWKLVHIYFGDERSVGPDSPESNYGAAQHDLLSYVPVPPAQIHRMEGERRPLEEAAAAYAALLPERLDVNLLGMGDDGHTASLFPGTAALEAQGRVTANWVPQLDTGRLTMTFGEINAARQRWLLVAGETKQAALADVRAGRGAHPVARVIDPVWFVDAAAAGAATQGDQSP; this is encoded by the coding sequence ATGAACCTGCACATTTTTCCCACGGCGCAGGCGGCCGCCGACGCGGTGGCCACCGCCTTTGCCCGCGCGGCAAGAGACGCTGTGACGGCCCGTGGGGCCTTTCATGTGGCGCTGTCCGGCGGGAGCACGCCCAAACGGATGTATTCCACCCTGCGCGAACTGCCGGACATTCCCTGGAAATTGGTCCACATCTACTTCGGGGACGAACGCAGCGTGGGGCCAGACAGCCCCGAGAGCAATTACGGCGCGGCGCAGCATGACCTGCTGTCGTACGTTCCGGTACCGCCTGCCCAGATTCACCGCATGGAGGGGGAGCGCCGTCCGCTGGAAGAGGCCGCCGCCGCCTACGCCGCCCTGCTGCCCGAACGCCTGGACGTGAACCTGCTGGGCATGGGCGATGACGGCCACACCGCCAGTCTGTTTCCCGGTACGGCGGCGCTGGAGGCACAGGGCCGCGTGACGGCCAACTGGGTGCCGCAACTGGACACCGGGCGGCTCACCATGACCTTCGGTGAGATCAACGCGGCCCGCCAGCGCTGGCTGCTGGTGGCCGGGGAGACCAAGCAGGCCGCGCTGGCTGACGTGCGGGCTGGACGCGGCGCCCATCCTGTGGCGCGGGTCATTGACCCGGTCTGGTTCGTGGACGCGGCTGCAGCGGGGGCCGCAACCCAAGGGGACCAGAGCCCGTGA
- a CDS encoding GGDEF domain-containing protein: MSAQPRRLPDPSLHSPLWQEKQRRMFLLIVVLSVGASMAALWSQAPSFDLLDLWALPLLSVMLLGLQLLLSRSLIRFETALSAAFLGACLYVLLALSHQFRVMPPAARTLSENTYWFAVLYTSVFYVYPPRHAVRAALAILGTAALVCVWHLSFTVPEATRLSLIGASVQFLMVGGVLVLIQATFGAQRAQLLATRTAALVDLLTGIANRRAAEERLRQLAARGAVYTVVLFDIDHFKQINDRHGHAAGDVVLRGVAQLAQTLLPQGGMVARWGGEEFLLILPVLGDTQVRRLLNTLRNELRQQRHGEVVGVTACFGVANAASGEVPETVVARADEAMYSAKQQGRNDIRLADWRRSATGA, translated from the coding sequence TTGTCCGCACAGCCCCGCCGCCTGCCCGACCCATCCCTGCATTCGCCCCTGTGGCAGGAAAAACAGCGGCGGATGTTTCTGCTGATCGTGGTGCTCTCGGTGGGCGCCAGCATGGCGGCGCTGTGGTCCCAGGCCCCCAGCTTCGATCTGCTGGACCTGTGGGCGCTGCCCCTGCTCTCGGTCATGCTGCTGGGGTTGCAACTTCTCCTGAGCCGGTCGCTTATCCGTTTTGAGACGGCTCTGTCCGCCGCGTTCCTGGGGGCATGCCTGTACGTCCTGCTGGCACTGAGCCACCAGTTTCGCGTGATGCCGCCTGCCGCCCGGACGCTGTCGGAAAACACCTACTGGTTCGCGGTGCTGTACACCTCGGTCTTCTACGTCTACCCGCCGCGCCACGCCGTCCGGGCGGCCCTGGCGATCCTGGGCACTGCCGCGCTAGTCTGCGTGTGGCACCTGTCCTTCACGGTTCCGGAGGCCACGCGCCTGAGCCTGATCGGCGCCTCGGTGCAGTTTCTGATGGTGGGGGGCGTGCTGGTCCTGATTCAGGCCACCTTTGGAGCCCAGCGGGCGCAGCTGCTGGCCACGCGGACCGCCGCGCTGGTCGATCTGCTGACCGGGATCGCCAACCGCCGGGCAGCCGAGGAGCGCCTGCGGCAGCTGGCGGCCCGGGGAGCGGTGTACACCGTGGTGCTGTTTGATATCGACCACTTCAAGCAGATCAATGACCGACACGGGCACGCCGCCGGCGACGTGGTGTTGCGTGGCGTGGCCCAGCTCGCGCAGACGCTGCTGCCGCAGGGCGGCATGGTCGCGCGCTGGGGCGGCGAGGAATTCCTGCTGATCCTGCCGGTGCTGGGCGATACACAGGTCCGGAGGCTGCTCAACACCCTGCGCAATGAACTGCGGCAGCAGCGTCACGGCGAGGTGGTCGGCGTCACTGCGTGTTTTGGAGTCGCCAACGCAGCGTCCGGCGAAGTGCCGGAGACTGTCGTGGCCCGCGCCGATGAGGCGATGTACAGCGCCAAGCAGCAGGGGCGCAACGACATCCGTCTGGCCGACTGGCGGCGCAGCGCAACAGGGGCCTAA
- the ychF gene encoding redox-regulated ATPase YchF, with amino-acid sequence MGLAIGIVGLPNVGKSTLFNAITRAGALAANYPFATIEPNVGRVTVPDERLSALSRVFTKGDRVPPIIPTFVEFVDIAGLVKGASQGEGLGNQFLANIREADAIAHVVRCFADDNVVHVAGTVDPLDDIETINTELILADLSGLEKRLGNLQKKGKGGDKEAREHAELAEQILAVLGEGKPARAGQYDAPVPKEFGLITTKPVIYVANVGEDDLTEDNAHVRQVREYAAAEGAAVVKISAQIEGELAEMPEDEAREFLTDLGVTESGLDQLVKVGYQTLGLITFITSGEKEVRAWTIRDGEKAPEAAGAIHSDLERGFIRAEVIEWNRMVEAGGWVGAKAKGWVRTEGKEYVMKDGDIMNVLHSS; translated from the coding sequence ATGGGCCTTGCTATTGGAATTGTCGGACTGCCGAACGTCGGGAAAAGCACGCTGTTTAACGCCATCACACGCGCCGGGGCACTTGCGGCCAACTATCCCTTTGCCACCATCGAGCCGAACGTGGGCCGCGTCACCGTGCCGGACGAGCGTCTCAGCGCCCTGAGCCGGGTGTTCACCAAGGGGGACCGCGTGCCGCCGATCATTCCCACCTTTGTGGAATTCGTGGACATCGCAGGTCTGGTCAAGGGGGCCAGCCAGGGCGAGGGCCTGGGCAACCAGTTTCTGGCCAACATCCGTGAGGCCGACGCCATCGCCCACGTCGTGCGCTGCTTTGCCGACGACAATGTGGTGCATGTGGCGGGGACGGTGGACCCGCTGGACGACATCGAGACGATCAACACCGAGCTGATCCTGGCGGACCTCTCGGGCCTGGAAAAGCGGCTGGGCAACCTTCAGAAGAAGGGCAAGGGCGGCGACAAGGAGGCGCGCGAGCACGCCGAGCTGGCCGAGCAGATCCTGGCGGTGCTGGGCGAGGGCAAACCCGCCCGCGCCGGTCAGTACGACGCCCCCGTTCCCAAGGAGTTTGGCCTGATCACCACCAAGCCGGTGATCTACGTGGCAAACGTGGGCGAGGACGATCTGACCGAGGACAACGCCCACGTAAGGCAGGTGCGCGAGTACGCCGCCGCCGAGGGGGCCGCCGTGGTCAAGATCAGCGCCCAGATCGAGGGTGAACTGGCCGAGATGCCCGAGGATGAGGCCAGGGAATTCCTGACCGATCTGGGGGTCACCGAGAGTGGACTGGACCAGCTGGTCAAGGTGGGCTACCAGACCCTGGGGCTGATCACCTTCATCACCAGCGGCGAGAAGGAGGTCCGGGCCTGGACCATCCGCGACGGCGAGAAGGCCCCGGAGGCCGCCGGGGCCATCCACAGCGATCTGGAACGCGGCTTTATCCGCGCCGAGGTCATCGAGTGGAACCGGATGGTGGAGGCTGGCGGCTGGGTGGGGGCCAAGGCCAAGGGCTGGGTTCGCACCGAGGGCAAGGAATACGTCATGAAGGACGGCGACATCATGAACGTGCTGCACAGCTCCTGA